In Candidatus Rokuibacteriota bacterium, a genomic segment contains:
- the prsK gene encoding PEP-CTERM system histidine kinase PrsK, whose product MMAGAPLVAAALSLVFAGISLLRPPRRLRQVTFAGGMVTFALQSLLVYGLLFYSLTPESHQRWMIALQSVALLVPIPWCLFAFLAGRHADARIPRGWRFSLSLGSAGLAVTAAVNVLWPFFLVPNATGPFRYAQLSLLGQGGIAIELLATIAVLYGLEPSLRNSQGSVRWQFKYLALGLGGIFAVRFYLLGQALLFHVLDRQSLLIETSALIIGELFVAIGLLRSGALRTDLTVSRHFVYRSTVVGLCGLYLFLAGAAGWLLNALGIPEAALVGTLVVFVAVMGLAALALSESLRWRFKRYISTHFYADKYDYRQQWRTFTANLTARVTLDGLATQLLRSVTQTIGARKAALYLADETDGALRFHSVLSAGPLPKTLEATPDDFLTGQKAPEARHLTTLGNGRAEALLAAGLVLAVPLRTQGRLVGVLLVGAEQTGAPYTQEDLDLLTTLGEQAASATATVQLSERLAQSRAFEAFNRLSSFIIHDLKNSVSALSMLTQNAPKHFDDPKFRVGALGTLTRTVARMQKLVGRLSTRQPATELEFESLPLDELARDTVASMSMGPVLHLTLALDSVSCVRGDSDAIQRVIQNLITNAVEAMDGEGTITLRVCRQDGMVACAVTDTGCGMTEEFVRTSLFVPFQTTKKGGWGIGLYQAREIMTAHAGRIEVSSQEGRGTTVTLLFPEEKP is encoded by the coding sequence CTGCCCTGAGCCTGGTCTTTGCAGGGATCTCCCTGCTTCGGCCACCCCGCCGGCTGCGGCAGGTCACGTTCGCCGGTGGAATGGTCACCTTCGCGCTCCAGTCGCTCCTGGTCTACGGGCTCCTGTTCTACTCGCTGACGCCCGAGAGCCACCAAAGGTGGATGATTGCGCTCCAGTCCGTGGCCCTCCTCGTGCCGATTCCCTGGTGCCTGTTCGCCTTCCTGGCAGGCCGCCACGCCGATGCCCGCATCCCGCGCGGCTGGCGGTTCTCCCTGTCGCTGGGGAGCGCCGGCCTGGCGGTCACGGCCGCGGTCAACGTGCTCTGGCCCTTCTTCCTCGTGCCGAACGCCACGGGCCCCTTCCGCTACGCCCAGCTCTCCTTGCTCGGTCAGGGCGGGATCGCCATCGAGCTGCTCGCCACGATCGCGGTGCTGTACGGTCTCGAGCCTTCTCTTCGCAACTCACAGGGCTCCGTCCGGTGGCAGTTCAAGTACCTGGCCCTGGGCTTGGGGGGCATCTTCGCCGTCAGGTTCTACCTGCTCGGCCAGGCCCTGCTCTTTCACGTGCTCGATCGGCAGAGCCTCCTCATCGAAACGAGTGCCCTGATCATCGGCGAGCTTTTCGTCGCTATCGGGCTCCTCCGTTCGGGCGCCCTTCGCACCGATCTGACGGTCTCCCGGCACTTCGTGTACCGGTCCACCGTGGTGGGCCTGTGCGGCCTCTATCTTTTCCTTGCCGGCGCAGCCGGATGGCTCCTGAACGCGCTGGGGATTCCCGAGGCGGCGCTCGTGGGCACCCTGGTCGTCTTCGTCGCCGTGATGGGCCTGGCGGCCCTTGCGCTGTCGGAGAGCCTGCGCTGGCGATTCAAGCGCTACATCAGCACCCATTTCTACGCGGACAAGTACGACTACCGCCAGCAGTGGCGGACGTTCACGGCCAACTTGACGGCGCGGGTCACACTCGACGGCCTCGCGACCCAGCTGCTGCGGAGCGTCACCCAGACCATCGGCGCGCGGAAGGCCGCGCTGTACTTGGCAGACGAGACCGACGGCGCCCTTCGGTTCCATTCCGTCCTCAGTGCCGGACCGCTCCCGAAGACGCTCGAGGCGACACCCGATGACTTCCTGACGGGCCAGAAGGCGCCTGAGGCGCGGCACCTCACGACTCTCGGGAACGGTCGGGCGGAGGCCCTGCTCGCCGCGGGGCTCGTCCTGGCCGTCCCCCTGCGCACCCAGGGACGCCTGGTGGGGGTGTTGCTGGTCGGAGCCGAGCAGACCGGCGCGCCCTATACCCAGGAGGACCTGGATCTGCTCACCACGCTCGGAGAGCAGGCGGCCAGCGCCACCGCGACCGTTCAGCTCTCCGAGCGCCTGGCCCAGTCCCGCGCCTTCGAGGCCTTCAACCGGCTCTCGTCCTTCATCATCCACGACCTCAAGAACTCGGTCTCGGCGCTCTCGATGCTGACCCAGAACGCGCCGAAGCACTTCGACGATCCTAAATTCCGGGTCGGCGCGCTCGGGACCCTCACGCGCACGGTCGCGCGCATGCAGAAGCTCGTCGGCAGGCTGTCAACTCGCCAGCCAGCGACCGAGCTCGAGTTCGAGAGCCTGCCGCTGGACGAGCTGGCGCGCGACACAGTCGCGTCCATGTCGATGGGGCCCGTGCTTCACCTGACGCTGGCCCTCGACTCCGTGTCCTGCGTCCGAGGCGATAGCGACGCCATCCAGCGTGTCATACAGAACTTGATCACGAACGCCGTTGAGGCGATGGACGGCGAGGGTACGATCACGCTCCGCGTCTGCCGTCAGGACGGCATGGTCGCCTGCGCCGTGACGGACACAGGCTGCGGCATGACCGAAGAGTTCGTCCGGACCTCGCTCTTCGTGCCGTTTCAGACCACGAAGAAGGGCGGCTGGGGCATCGGCCTCTACCAGGCGCGCGAGATCATGACGGCGCATGCCGGCCGCATCGAGGTCTC